One window from the genome of Alnus glutinosa chromosome 13, dhAlnGlut1.1, whole genome shotgun sequence encodes:
- the LOC133853897 gene encoding secreted RxLR effector protein 161-like, with protein sequence MCLSEAYEAISKEPELDSRTYDEVVNDVYADLYMVIKYQSNPGPPHWVEVKHILKYLRRMKDYMLVYHNEDLTTTGYTNSEFQSYHDSQRSNLRYVFSLGGGTISWRSVKQSCIVDSTMKAEYVVACEMEKEAVWPRKFLMDLGVMRMEQIPITLFCDNSGALHNLRN encoded by the exons ATGTGTTTGAGTGAAGCTTATGAAGCTATCTCAAAAGAACCTGAGCTGGATTCCAGGACCTACGATGAGGTGGTTAATGATGTGTATGCGGACT TGTACATGGTCATCAAATATCAATCAAATCCTGGACCACCACATTGGGTAGAGGTTAAGCATATACTCAAGTATCTGAGGAGAATGAAGGATTATATGCTAGTTTACCATAATGAGGATTTGACAACTACTGGTTATACAAATTCTGAGTTCCAGTCATATCATGATTCCCAAAGATCTAACTTAAGGTATGTCTTTAGCTTGGGTGGTGGAACCATTAGTTGGAGAAGTGTTAAGCAATCTTGCATTGTTGATTCCACCATGAAAGCTGAATATGTTGTTGCTTGTGAAATGGAAAAGGAAGCTGTTTGGCCCAGGAAGTTCTTGATGGATCTTGGTGTTATGAGGATGGAGCAAATTCCTATTACATTGTTTTGTGACAATAGTGGAGCGTTGCACAATCTAAGGAACTGA